In bacterium, the sequence GACCGTCCCGTCGGCCGGGGCGATGATCGGCGTCCCCGGCGGCGCGGTGATGTCTATCCCCCGGTGGAAGTAGTTGCGGCCGGTGAACTCGCTCATCCGGTTGCCGAAGCCGGCGGTGACCCAGCAGTGCTCGCCGTCCACGGGGCGTATGCTGGGGGTGAAGCGCTGCCGGGCGGCGTCGGTGTCCAGGTACCCCTCGATGTTCCCCAGGGTGGTGGTCAGGTTCCCGGCCCGCTCGACGAGCCTCCCGATGGCCGTAATCCCCGACTCGGCGCCCGACTGGATGGCCTCCAGGGGGAGGCTGGACTCGAAGGCGCCCAGGCGGTCCTCCAGCACGTCGGGGTGCTCCAGGGACAGCGAGGGGTGGAGCTCGGCCAGCGCCTCCTTCTTCTGCTCGAGCTGGGCCAGGGAACGCTGGAGGTCCCCGATCTCCTGATCGAAGTACTCGAGCTGCGCGTCCTGGGTTTTCGTCTGCTCGCGCAGCTCCGTCAGCCGGTTCTCGTCCACCACCTTCTGGGCGTAGCTGACGCCGAGAATCACCAGGCCGGTGATTATGCCGACGGCCACGAGCCCGCCCAGCGTGATGAGCCAGTATGGGAAGCGGATGTCGCGCACGTCCCCGTGGCTGTGGGGGACGACCTTTACCGAGATGCCGCCGTGGATGAAGGTGTGGAAAAAGCTCATGCTTTGTTGCGGCCGCGGCTTACAATCAGGGTGCCGCCCCGGAGGGTGACCCGGATGTGGGTGAGCCGGCCCGTCGAGGCCTCAACGGCCTTGGTGGTGGCGGGAATCAGAACCAGGCGCTGGAAGGTGTTCTTCAGGTAGCTGGCGCCGAAGGTGTTCGAGTGCCCCTCGTCGGCTATGTAGCGGAGGGCGCGGTCGGTCACGTCCAGGTAGATGCGCTGGGTCCGGAGGAGCTTTTGAGCCTGGGGCAGGAGCTTGTCCTTGAGGATGTTGAAGCAGTCATCCTCGGTGAGGCGGCGGAAGAAGATGATCTCGTCCACGTGGTTCAAGAAGTCGGCGCCGAGGACCTTCTCCAGCTCGATGCGCACCTTGGTGGGATCGGAGAGGAAGTCGCCCGAGTCGGCGTAGCCCAGGGCCGCCTCCTTCTCAATGAAGGATCCCCGGAGCGCGGTCATGATGACGATGGTGTCGGACAGGTGGACCTGGTTGCCCGCGCTGTCCATGTTCCAACCCTGGGAGATGACCTTGCGGACCCACTCCCGGGTGTCCGGGTGGGCCTGGTCTATGCTGTCGAACATCACCACGGAATTGGGCTGTATGTGGATGAAGTTGACCAGCGTCGGGCCCTCGTTTCCGGCGAGCTGGGCCAGCTCCTTCTCGGGATCGAGCTGCCCCAGGCGGAAGTCCAGCAGGGCCCCCTCTTCGCCGAAGAAGAACTCCGAGATGGACTTGGCCATCTTCGTCTTGCCGCTGCCCGCCGGGCCGATAAAAAGAAACACCCCGTCCGGTCTCGCGGCGTGGAGATCGAACTTGCTCTTGGCGTAGCGGATGACGCCGGAGATTGTCCGGACGGCATCCTCCTGCCCGATGACCCGCTCGAGGAGAAATTCCTCCAGGCGGCGGTACTTCTCCCGGAAGTCGGCGGTGATACCCGGCGAATGGATGCCGGTCATCTCGACGATGGTTTCCTCTATCTGGGCCAGCCTGACCTGGGGCTCGTTGTCCTTGCCGCCGCGGGTGAGGTAGGTCCGGGCGCAGGCCTGGTCCAGGACGTCTATGGCGGCGTCGGGGAACCGGCGATCGCGCAGGAAGGAACCGGCGAGACGGACGCTCCCCTCGAGGGCCGCCCGGGTTATCTTCACCCCGTGGAAGGCCTCGAGCTCGGCGGCGGTGTTCTCCATCATCAGAAGCGCGGTTTTTTCGTCCGGCTCGTTGACGCGCACCAGGGCGAACCGCCGTCCCAGGGCCGGATCGTTCTCCACGTAGTTGTAGTACTGCACCGTCAGCGTGGCGGCGATGACGCTGACCTCGGGATTGACCAGAAGCGATTTGACCACGTTGGCCAGCGCCGCGTTGAAGTTGCCGTTCTCGTCAATGACGTAACGGTGGATGTCGTCCAGGAAGAGGAGGGTTTTGCCGTCGGCGGCCTCGTCCTCCAGCTCCTTGACCCGCGCGGTGAAGGAGGGCAGGTCGGTGACCCCGGCGAACATGCGGTCCGGGTGGATGTGGACCAGCCGCAGCCCCCGCAGGCGTTCGGGGACATCCCCGGCCGCCAGCCGCAGGGCGAGCTGCTCCACGATGGTGCTCTTGCCCACCCCTGGAAGCCCGATGAGCAGGGGATCGCGCTTCTCCTTGTGCAGGAGAATCTCGACCAGGTGGTCCACGTCCTTTTCGCGCCCCACCCGGGGGGTGATTTTCCCCTGGGCGGCCATCCGGGTCCAGTCATCGCCGATGGAGTCGAGGAGCGATGCCTTCCGGGCCTGCCAGA encodes:
- a CDS encoding AAA family ATPase, which gives rise to MKKLPLADSSKAVFLAADGYVPADKPLEPRQLLAAILVTEKERLPGMGLDVEALLASAKKALIPDAPDPARTGDVPLSDGTQTVVKGAVALATLQESKAVESYHLTVSLARHGGKKVRDFLTKAGVEPDGFADLLTVNPDVWQARKASLLDSIGDDWTRMAAQGKITPRVGREKDVDHLVEILLHKEKRDPLLIGLPGVGKSTIVEQLALRLAAGDVPERLRGLRLVHIHPDRMFAGVTDLPSFTARVKELEDEAADGKTLLFLDDIHRYVIDENGNFNAALANVVKSLLVNPEVSVIAATLTVQYYNYVENDPALGRRFALVRVNEPDEKTALLMMENTAAELEAFHGVKITRAALEGSVRLAGSFLRDRRFPDAAIDVLDQACARTYLTRGGKDNEPQVRLAQIEETIVEMTGIHSPGITADFREKYRRLEEFLLERVIGQEDAVRTISGVIRYAKSKFDLHAARPDGVFLFIGPAGSGKTKMAKSISEFFFGEEGALLDFRLGQLDPEKELAQLAGNEGPTLVNFIHIQPNSVVMFDSIDQAHPDTREWVRKVISQGWNMDSAGNQVHLSDTIVIMTALRGSFIEKEAALGYADSGDFLSDPTKVRIELEKVLGADFLNHVDEIIFFRRLTEDDCFNILKDKLLPQAQKLLRTQRIYLDVTDRALRYIADEGHSNTFGASYLKNTFQRLVLIPATTKAVEASTGRLTHIRVTLRGGTLIVSRGRNKA
- a CDS encoding peptidoglycan DD-metalloendopeptidase family protein; this encodes MSFFHTFIHGGISVKVVPHSHGDVRDIRFPYWLITLGGLVAVGIITGLVILGVSYAQKVVDENRLTELREQTKTQDAQLEYFDQEIGDLQRSLAQLEQKKEALAELHPSLSLEHPDVLEDRLGAFESSLPLEAIQSGAESGITAIGRLVERAGNLTTTLGNIEGYLDTDAARQRFTPSIRPVDGEHCWVTAGFGNRMSEFTGRNYFHRGIDITAPPGTPIIAPADGTVTFADHEGNFGLKLVLNHGGYFETVYAHLGRVYVHPGDEVRRGDAIAAVGTTGRTLGPKLHYEVLKGGRNLDPARFFLPKTDMASAGGGA